A region from the Solibacillus sp. FSL H8-0523 genome encodes:
- a CDS encoding amino acid ABC transporter ATP-binding protein translates to MIKVENLHKHFGKLEVLKGIDYEIAEKEVVCVIGPSGSGKSTFLRCLNLLEEVTDGAIYIDGVKINDPKTNINEIRTEVGMVFQQFNLFPHMSVLDNVTMAPMQVRKMNKADAEKLAVELLAKVGLREKADSYPQQLSGGQQQRVAIARALAMKPKIMLFDEPTSALDPEMVKEVLEVMKNLAKEGMTMFVVTHEMGFAREVSDRVLFMDGGYIVEQGPPDQIFGNPQNERTKAFLGQVL, encoded by the coding sequence ATGATTAAAGTAGAAAACTTACACAAGCATTTTGGCAAGCTCGAGGTATTAAAGGGCATTGATTATGAAATCGCGGAAAAAGAAGTAGTGTGTGTCATTGGGCCATCTGGTTCAGGGAAAAGTACATTCCTTCGCTGCTTGAACTTATTAGAAGAAGTAACAGACGGCGCGATTTATATTGATGGTGTAAAAATTAATGATCCAAAAACGAATATTAACGAAATCCGCACGGAAGTAGGGATGGTTTTCCAACAATTTAACCTATTTCCGCATATGTCGGTGCTTGATAACGTGACGATGGCGCCTATGCAAGTTCGTAAGATGAACAAAGCAGACGCTGAAAAATTAGCGGTAGAGCTACTAGCAAAGGTAGGTCTACGCGAAAAGGCAGATAGCTATCCGCAGCAGCTATCAGGCGGTCAGCAGCAGCGTGTGGCGATTGCGCGTGCACTTGCGATGAAGCCAAAAATTATGCTGTTTGATGAACCAACGTCAGCACTAGACCCAGAAATGGTAAAAGAAGTGCTTGAAGTAATGAAGAACCTCGCAAAAGAGGGCATGACCATGTTCGTTGTAACACATGAAATGGGCTTTGCGCGTGAAGTGAGTGATCGTGTACTGTTCATGGATGGCGGTTATATCGTCGAACAAGGACCACCCGATCAAATCTTCGGTAATCCACAAAACGAGCGTACGAAGGCATTTTTAGGGCAAGTATTATAA
- a CDS encoding amino acid ABC transporter permease, which produces MEFFDFFRWDIIWNYRELYAKGLWATIVLTACGYLGGVIFGLFLGLGQVSNKKWIYWPVKLYVDVFRGTPLLVQLLLIHLAVIPTIFGQGLGWWVSGIMALVLNSAAYNAEIFRAGIQSIDKGQMEAARSLGLTRAQAMRKVILPQAFRRMIPPLGNEFIALLKDSSLVTVIAGAEILYVSKVVAGTYQRFWEPYLFAAFLYLVLTYAVTKLIAFIEKRVDINYNPRKKKERA; this is translated from the coding sequence ATGGAATTTTTTGATTTTTTCCGTTGGGATATAATCTGGAACTACCGTGAGCTATATGCCAAAGGGCTTTGGGCAACCATTGTTTTAACCGCATGTGGTTATCTTGGTGGTGTTATTTTCGGTCTATTTTTAGGATTAGGTCAAGTATCAAACAAAAAATGGATTTATTGGCCTGTGAAATTGTATGTGGATGTATTCCGCGGCACGCCATTATTAGTACAGCTGTTATTAATTCACTTAGCGGTCATTCCAACGATTTTTGGTCAAGGTTTAGGCTGGTGGGTATCGGGGATTATGGCGCTTGTATTAAATAGTGCAGCATATAACGCAGAGATCTTCCGTGCAGGGATTCAGTCAATCGACAAAGGTCAAATGGAGGCAGCGCGTTCACTTGGTTTAACGCGTGCACAGGCGATGCGTAAAGTCATTTTACCGCAAGCATTCCGCCGCATGATTCCACCTTTAGGGAACGAATTTATCGCATTATTAAAGGATTCTTCACTTGTAACGGTTATTGCCGGAGCAGAAATTTTATATGTAAGTAAAGTCGTAGCCGGAACGTATCAGCGTTTCTGGGAGCCATACTTATTCGCTGCGTTCTTATACTTGGTATTAACGTATGCGGTAACGAAGCTAATTGCGTTTATCGAAAAGCGTGTGGACATCAACTACAACCCACGTAAGAAAAAGGAGCGCGCATAA
- a CDS encoding basic amino acid ABC transporter substrate-binding protein — protein sequence MNTKKLFKWVAPIAVASMILAACGSDEESSGAKEYTKIVAGTEATYAPFEYLDDKGNVVGLDAEILAAIGEEMGIETEIKNTGWESTFSQVTTGELDLGAAAITITDERKQSYDFTDPYYEATLLIVTKEGSSIASYDDLKDKKISAQINTTGHIAAQELQGVASSKILAYENFAVALQEVINGSADAAIGDNAVVLDYLKNNPDSGLTSIEDDSFEIDYFGFMVKKGNKELLEILNEGLQKIKDNGKLAEITGTDFE from the coding sequence ATGAATACAAAAAAACTTTTTAAATGGGTAGCACCAATTGCGGTTGCTTCAATGATTTTAGCAGCGTGTGGTTCTGACGAGGAATCATCGGGTGCGAAAGAATATACAAAAATCGTAGCGGGAACAGAGGCAACGTACGCACCTTTTGAATATTTAGATGATAAAGGGAATGTTGTCGGCTTAGATGCGGAAATTTTAGCGGCAATCGGTGAAGAAATGGGTATTGAAACAGAAATTAAGAACACAGGCTGGGAATCAACATTTAGCCAAGTGACAACAGGTGAATTAGATTTAGGCGCAGCGGCGATTACGATTACAGATGAGCGTAAACAAAGCTATGATTTCACAGATCCATACTATGAAGCAACGTTATTAATCGTAACAAAGGAAGGCTCTAGTATTGCTTCTTACGACGATTTAAAAGATAAAAAAATCTCAGCACAAATTAATACAACTGGACATATTGCTGCACAAGAATTACAAGGTGTCGCAAGTTCTAAAATTTTAGCCTATGAAAACTTTGCAGTTGCTTTACAAGAAGTTATTAACGGTTCAGCAGATGCAGCAATTGGTGACAATGCGGTTGTATTAGATTACTTAAAAAATAATCCAGATTCAGGCTTAACATCAATTGAAGATGATTCGTTTGAAATAGATTATTTCGGCTTCATGGTGAAAAAAGGCAACAAAGAGTTATTAGAGATTTTAAATGAAGGCTTACAAAAGATTAAAGACAACGGTAAGTTAGCAGAAATTACAGGTACGGATTTCGAGTAA
- the clpP gene encoding ATP-dependent Clp endopeptidase proteolytic subunit ClpP, with protein MNLIPTVIEQTNRGERAYDIYSRLLKDRIILLGSAIDDNVANSIVAQLLFLEAEDPDKDIFLYINSPGGSITSGMAIYDTMNFIKPDVSTICIGMAASMGAFLLSAGAKGKRVALPNAEVMIHQPLGGAQGQATEIEIAARRILHLREKLNRIMAENSGQPYETLARDTERDNFMTAEQAKEYGLIDKIYDRNPKK; from the coding sequence ATGAACTTAATTCCTACAGTTATTGAACAAACAAACCGCGGCGAACGTGCATATGATATTTATTCACGTTTATTAAAAGACCGTATCATTTTATTAGGGAGCGCAATCGACGATAACGTTGCTAACTCAATTGTAGCACAATTGTTATTCTTAGAAGCGGAAGATCCAGATAAAGATATCTTCCTATACATCAACTCTCCAGGTGGTTCAATCACTTCTGGTATGGCGATTTACGATACAATGAACTTCATCAAACCTGACGTATCAACGATTTGTATCGGTATGGCAGCTTCTATGGGCGCATTCTTATTATCTGCTGGTGCAAAAGGTAAGCGTGTAGCTTTACCAAACGCCGAAGTAATGATTCACCAACCACTGGGCGGTGCACAAGGGCAAGCGACGGAAATTGAAATCGCTGCAAGACGTATTTTACACTTACGTGAAAAATTAAACCGCATCATGGCTGAAAACAGTGGTCAACCATATGAAACATTAGCGCGCGACACAGAACGCGATAATTTCATGACAGCTGAACAAGCTAAAGAATACGGTCTAATCGACAAAATCTACGATCGTAACCCTAAAAAATAA
- a CDS encoding HPr family phosphocarrier protein — protein sequence MIEKQVEVKLKSGLQARQAALFVQEANRYKADVFLEKGTKKVNAKSIMGIMSLAVAKGTTVTLSADGHDEEKAIQALQVLIENAD from the coding sequence ATGATCGAAAAACAAGTAGAGGTCAAGCTAAAATCAGGTTTACAAGCAAGACAAGCTGCACTATTCGTCCAAGAAGCGAATCGTTATAAAGCAGATGTCTTTTTAGAAAAAGGTACAAAAAAAGTAAATGCAAAATCAATTATGGGCATTATGAGCTTAGCGGTAGCAAAGGGTACAACGGTGACGTTAAGTGCAGATGGACATGACGAAGAAAAAGCGATTCAGGCATTACAAGTACTAATCGAAAACGCAGACTAA
- the whiA gene encoding DNA-binding protein WhiA, which produces MSFASETKKELTQVEADDTSLKAEVSALIRMNGSLSFANRQISLDVQTENAAIARRLYTIVKKLYPYNVELLVRKKMRLKKNNVYICRLREGAREILADLEIVSNSFEFNHTISPSIIPKNEQRRAYLRGAFLAGGSVNNPETSSYHLEVYSLYKEHGEALADLMNHFDLNAKTIERKKGFVTYLKEAEKISDFLNLAGATSAMLKFEDVRIVRDMRNSVNRIVNCETANLNKTIGAALRQVENIRFIDNAIGLDQLPEKLREIARLRVEYRDVTLKELGEMVSTGVVSKSGVNHRLRKIDEIADALRRGEQI; this is translated from the coding sequence ATGTCGTTTGCATCAGAAACGAAAAAAGAGCTCACGCAAGTTGAAGCGGATGACACGAGCTTAAAAGCTGAAGTGTCCGCCCTGATTCGCATGAACGGGAGTTTGAGCTTTGCCAATCGTCAAATAAGTTTAGATGTACAAACAGAAAATGCCGCGATTGCACGTCGACTTTATACGATTGTTAAAAAGCTCTATCCTTATAATGTTGAGTTATTAGTACGTAAAAAAATGCGTCTCAAGAAAAATAACGTCTATATTTGCCGTCTTCGTGAAGGTGCACGAGAAATTTTAGCGGATTTAGAAATCGTCTCGAATTCGTTTGAGTTCAATCATACGATTTCTCCGTCTATTATTCCAAAAAACGAGCAGCGACGTGCGTATTTACGTGGTGCATTTCTAGCAGGTGGTTCGGTCAATAACCCGGAAACTTCTTCGTATCACTTAGAAGTGTACTCGCTTTATAAAGAGCACGGGGAAGCACTCGCTGACTTGATGAACCATTTTGATTTAAATGCGAAAACGATTGAGCGCAAAAAAGGATTTGTAACGTATTTAAAGGAAGCTGAAAAAATTTCGGACTTTTTAAATTTGGCAGGTGCGACGTCGGCTATGCTGAAATTTGAAGATGTTCGCATTGTTCGTGATATGCGTAACAGTGTGAACCGAATTGTCAATTGTGAAACAGCCAATTTAAACAAAACGATTGGCGCGGCACTACGTCAAGTCGAGAATATTCGTTTTATCGATAATGCAATCGGCTTAGATCAGCTACCAGAAAAATTGAGAGAAATTGCACGCTTACGTGTGGAGTACCGAGATGTGACGTTAAAAGAACTAGGAGAAATGGTTTCAACAGGTGTTGTGAGTAAGTCCGGTGTGAATCATCGTTTACGTAAAATCGATGAAATCGCCGATGCACTTCGCCGCGGAGAGCAGATTTAA
- a CDS encoding YvcK family protein: MKKKKTRIVVIGGGTGLSTILRGLKQYPFDITAIVTVADDGGSSGRLRDDYDIPPPGDVRNVIAALSDVEPLVEQMFQFRFSQSNDLGGHSLGNLMLTALTEITGDFNHAIAEMSKVLNVHGKVIPAANKKVTLHAELIDGTTIVGESKVPSGKAPIKRVFLEPSNLKPIPAAVHAIERADYILIGPGSLYTSIIPNLLVKGIGQAVVKAKGEKIYIANLMTQKGETIHYSVSQHIEAIHEHVGEAFIESVLFNEKDLPSAIYAQYREENAEPVYFDEEKLQQMGVKLIKKEIALIHKGTVRHDAKNLADWLFEYAAQKQQTLQS; this comes from the coding sequence ATGAAAAAAAAGAAAACCCGCATCGTCGTCATTGGTGGGGGCACCGGGTTATCGACAATATTACGTGGCTTAAAGCAATATCCGTTTGATATTACAGCGATCGTCACCGTAGCCGATGACGGTGGCTCTTCTGGGCGTTTACGCGATGACTATGATATCCCACCACCAGGGGATGTACGCAATGTCATTGCAGCCCTATCTGACGTGGAGCCCTTAGTGGAGCAAATGTTTCAGTTCCGTTTTTCACAGTCAAATGATTTAGGTGGCCATTCATTAGGAAATTTAATGTTAACGGCCCTGACAGAAATTACAGGGGACTTCAACCATGCAATTGCGGAAATGAGTAAAGTTTTAAATGTGCATGGGAAAGTCATTCCAGCTGCCAATAAAAAGGTGACATTGCATGCGGAGTTAATCGACGGAACAACAATTGTTGGGGAGTCAAAAGTTCCATCAGGCAAAGCGCCGATTAAACGTGTTTTCTTAGAGCCGAGTAACTTAAAGCCAATACCAGCCGCTGTCCATGCAATTGAACGTGCAGACTATATATTGATTGGTCCAGGAAGTTTATATACAAGTATTATTCCAAATCTTTTAGTAAAAGGGATCGGTCAGGCTGTTGTCAAAGCAAAGGGCGAAAAGATTTATATCGCCAATTTAATGACACAAAAAGGCGAAACGATTCATTACTCAGTATCGCAGCATATTGAAGCGATTCATGAGCATGTTGGAGAGGCATTTATTGAATCAGTATTATTTAATGAAAAAGATTTGCCATCTGCAATTTATGCACAGTATCGCGAAGAAAATGCAGAACCTGTATACTTTGATGAAGAAAAACTTCAACAAATGGGCGTGAAGTTAATAAAAAAAGAAATTGCACTTATTCATAAAGGCACGGTTCGTCATGATGCTAAAAATTTAGCAGATTGGCTATTTGAATATGCCGCACAAAAACAACAAACATTGCAGTCCTAA
- the rapZ gene encoding RNase adapter RapZ translates to MGSLSYTHELVIITGMSGAGKTVAVQSFEDLGYYCVDNLPPELLITFLALMKDSEKKITRIAVVMDLRGREFFDSLIETLDVLLEEEDLLARILYLDSDDATLVRRYKESRRSHPLAPQGLPLEGIQLERELLSELKGRAKTVVNTSSLKPRELRDRIVKEFDNQNSPTFSLNVMSFGFKHGMPIDADLVFDVRFLKNPYYVEELRPKTGLQTEVSSYVLATEETQQLIAKLTDLFTFMIPQYRNEGKSQLVIAFGCTGGQHRSVTLAEYFGKLLAKNDQVVITHRDINHRKD, encoded by the coding sequence GTGGGTAGTCTGAGCTATACACATGAGTTGGTTATTATTACGGGAATGTCCGGGGCAGGGAAAACTGTAGCAGTTCAAAGTTTTGAAGACTTAGGCTATTACTGCGTTGATAATTTACCGCCAGAATTACTCATTACGTTTTTAGCGCTAATGAAGGATTCTGAAAAGAAAATTACCCGCATTGCTGTTGTAATGGATTTACGAGGGCGAGAGTTTTTTGACTCATTAATTGAAACATTAGATGTTCTTCTAGAAGAAGAAGATTTACTCGCGCGTATTTTATACTTAGATTCAGACGACGCGACACTGGTGCGCCGTTATAAAGAATCACGTCGCTCACACCCACTAGCGCCTCAAGGATTACCGCTTGAAGGGATTCAACTAGAGCGTGAATTATTATCTGAGTTAAAAGGTCGCGCGAAAACTGTTGTCAATACATCATCGCTAAAGCCACGTGAATTACGCGACCGTATCGTGAAAGAATTTGATAACCAAAACAGTCCAACCTTTTCATTGAATGTCATGTCATTTGGCTTTAAGCATGGCATGCCGATTGATGCCGATTTAGTATTTGATGTCCGCTTTTTAAAAAATCCATATTATGTGGAAGAGCTACGTCCTAAAACAGGTCTCCAAACAGAAGTATCATCGTATGTTTTAGCGACGGAGGAAACGCAACAGTTAATTGCAAAGTTAACTGACTTGTTTACCTTTATGATTCCACAGTACCGTAATGAGGGTAAATCACAGCTTGTTATTGCATTTGGCTGTACAGGTGGTCAGCATCGCTCTGTTACGCTTGCAGAATATTTTGGTAAGCTATTAGCGAAAAACGATCAAGTTGTGATTACACATCGAGATATCAATCACAGGAAGGATTGA
- a CDS encoding 8-oxo-dGTP diphosphatase: protein MQRITNLLAIKDGKVLLLQKPRRGWFVAPGGKMELGESIFESAIREFQEETNLTPKNVHLKGAYTMVIKNGDTVVDEWMLYTFVAHDVEGTPFVETREGILGWHPIASLNELPMAEGDRPNLLFAALNKGMQYGTFEYTEDFELISKKIQNSIEEK from the coding sequence ATGCAACGTATTACGAATTTATTAGCAATAAAAGATGGAAAAGTGCTACTCCTTCAAAAACCGAGACGCGGGTGGTTTGTAGCGCCAGGAGGCAAAATGGAGTTAGGTGAATCCATCTTCGAATCCGCTATACGCGAATTTCAAGAAGAAACAAACTTAACACCAAAAAATGTTCATTTAAAAGGTGCATATACAATGGTCATTAAAAACGGCGATACTGTTGTGGATGAATGGATGCTCTATACGTTTGTTGCCCATGATGTGGAAGGCACGCCATTTGTTGAAACGCGCGAAGGGATTTTAGGTTGGCATCCAATTGCTAGTCTAAACGAGCTTCCGATGGCAGAGGGCGACCGACCCAATTTATTATTTGCAGCGTTAAATAAAGGGATGCAGTATGGTACATTTGAATATACAGAGGATTTTGAACTGATTAGCAAGAAAATCCAAAATTCGATTGAAGAAAAATAG
- the trxB gene encoding thioredoxin-disulfide reductase, with product MSEEKIYDVVIIGAGPAGMTAAVYTSRANLSTLMIERGIPGGQMASTEAVENYPGFDTILGPELSTKMFEHAKKFGAQYAYGDVSEIIDGEEYKTIISGKKQYKTRTIIISTGAEYKKLGIPGETELGGRGVSYCAVCDGAFFKQKNLIVIGGGDSAVEEGIYLTRFADKVTIVHRRDKLRAQKIIQDRAFANEKIDFIWNTTIKEIHEVDGKVGKVTLASTEDGTETQVATDGVFVYVGMLPLTTPFVPLNIVNEAGYIVTNEKMETAVPGIYAAGDVREKMLRQIVTATGDGSIAAQAAQHYVEELKEKFPQ from the coding sequence ATGTCAGAAGAAAAAATTTATGATGTAGTCATTATCGGAGCAGGTCCAGCAGGGATGACGGCAGCGGTTTATACATCTCGCGCAAACTTATCAACATTAATGATCGAACGCGGTATTCCTGGTGGTCAAATGGCATCAACAGAAGCTGTAGAAAACTACCCAGGTTTTGATACAATTTTAGGGCCAGAATTATCAACAAAAATGTTCGAACATGCGAAAAAATTCGGTGCACAATACGCATATGGTGATGTATCAGAAATCATCGACGGCGAAGAATATAAAACAATTATTTCAGGTAAAAAACAATATAAAACACGTACAATTATCATTTCAACAGGTGCAGAGTACAAAAAACTAGGGATTCCAGGCGAAACTGAGCTTGGTGGCCGTGGTGTAAGTTACTGTGCCGTGTGTGACGGTGCGTTCTTCAAACAAAAGAACTTAATCGTTATCGGTGGTGGTGACTCGGCGGTAGAAGAAGGAATTTACTTAACACGCTTTGCGGATAAAGTAACAATCGTTCACCGTCGCGACAAATTACGCGCCCAAAAAATCATCCAAGATCGCGCATTCGCAAATGAAAAAATCGACTTCATTTGGAATACAACGATTAAAGAAATCCACGAAGTAGATGGCAAAGTAGGGAAAGTAACGTTAGCATCAACAGAAGATGGTACGGAAACACAAGTGGCAACAGATGGTGTCTTCGTATATGTTGGGATGCTACCATTAACGACACCATTTGTTCCGTTAAACATTGTCAATGAAGCGGGCTATATCGTAACAAACGAAAAAATGGAAACAGCGGTGCCAGGTATTTATGCAGCAGGTGACGTTCGTGAAAAAATGCTTCGTCAAATTGTTACAGCAACAGGCGACGGCAGTATCGCAGCACAAGCAGCACAGCATTACGTAGAAGAATTAAAAGAAAAATTCCCGCAATAA
- a CDS encoding tetratricopeptide repeat protein: MENKRLKEKATNVVSFVPNGDYYYNKALKAIDRDEMDKAYKYIKRAAELSPDDAHVLLQYGILEMELQNFDHAYELIHTAYSMEPNEAEMVFMLAEVSGCIGHIADAQKYAAKYLEMEPNGAYLEDAAEILDFVDFVAEDIEDMDEFEGAKIVAQEKARRLMEKGDFQQAIEVLEQTIEEFPDLWNAYNNLALAYFYIGEAEQARALLYKVLRENKGNLHALCNLAVFAYYDKNIEELESLLALLVKIQPYDWDNRYKLGATFALVGEYEQAYKWLRSMSKRGYEGDTGFYFWLAQSAYFSGHEQIANESWQTLIKMDPSKEGLEPWIKGEDGRLRNSAENHREFIIRQLSDEHESSRLFGLFLLKRSAHKQEIVAHPTLLNVPNFSALEKLSLAYALDYEFNKASKEEMAFMRFMQVAELIVETNGAIKIEVAQILSTWFALGEMAFKQDYAFKNCAALAAAIEYSFHVALDNKITKKEMATKYGISTSTLSKYNDELYNFVPIDSE, encoded by the coding sequence TTGGAAAATAAACGTTTAAAAGAAAAAGCTACAAATGTCGTGTCGTTTGTTCCGAATGGTGATTATTATTACAATAAAGCATTAAAAGCAATAGATCGTGATGAAATGGATAAAGCGTATAAGTATATTAAGCGCGCGGCTGAGTTAAGCCCAGATGACGCGCACGTGTTACTACAATATGGCATTTTAGAAATGGAATTACAAAACTTTGATCATGCGTATGAGCTTATTCACACGGCATACAGCATGGAACCGAACGAGGCGGAAATGGTGTTCATGCTAGCAGAAGTGTCAGGTTGTATCGGGCATATCGCAGATGCGCAAAAATACGCGGCAAAGTATTTAGAAATGGAGCCAAATGGTGCTTATCTTGAAGATGCTGCAGAGATTTTAGATTTTGTTGATTTTGTAGCAGAAGATATCGAGGACATGGATGAATTTGAAGGGGCAAAAATTGTTGCGCAGGAAAAGGCGCGTCGTTTAATGGAAAAAGGTGACTTTCAACAGGCGATTGAAGTATTAGAGCAAACAATTGAGGAATTTCCAGATCTATGGAATGCCTATAATAATTTAGCGCTTGCTTACTTTTATATCGGCGAGGCAGAACAGGCCCGCGCGTTATTATATAAAGTACTGCGTGAAAACAAAGGCAACTTACATGCCCTCTGTAATTTAGCGGTATTTGCTTATTATGATAAAAATATAGAAGAGCTCGAAAGTTTACTCGCATTACTCGTGAAAATTCAGCCATACGATTGGGATAACCGCTACAAATTAGGGGCGACATTCGCACTTGTTGGTGAATATGAACAGGCGTATAAATGGTTACGCTCGATGAGTAAGCGCGGCTATGAGGGTGACACAGGCTTTTATTTTTGGCTTGCACAGTCCGCCTATTTTTCAGGGCATGAACAAATTGCCAACGAATCATGGCAAACGCTTATTAAAATGGACCCTTCAAAAGAAGGCTTAGAACCTTGGATAAAAGGCGAGGATGGACGCTTACGTAATTCAGCGGAAAACCACCGTGAATTTATTATCCGTCAGTTATCGGATGAACATGAATCGAGCCGACTGTTTGGTCTGTTTTTATTGAAGCGTTCTGCGCATAAGCAGGAAATTGTCGCACATCCTACATTACTGAATGTGCCAAATTTTTCAGCTCTCGAAAAGTTAAGCTTAGCCTACGCATTAGACTATGAGTTTAACAAGGCGAGCAAAGAAGAAATGGCATTCATGCGCTTTATGCAGGTGGCCGAATTAATCGTCGAAACCAATGGCGCGATTAAGATAGAAGTCGCACAAATTTTAAGTACCTGGTTTGCGCTTGGCGAAATGGCGTTCAAGCAAGACTATGCATTTAAAAACTGTGCAGCGCTTGCAGCAGCAATTGAATATTCATTCCATGTGGCATTAGACAATAAAATCACAAAAAAGGAAATGGCGACAAAATACGGTATTTCCACATCGACATTATCGAAATATAATGATGAACTATATAATTTCGTACCAATTGACTCTGAATAA
- the hisIE gene encoding bifunctional phosphoribosyl-AMP cyclohydrolase/phosphoribosyl-ATP diphosphatase HisIE → MNVKFNEQGLIPAVIQDAQSKEVLTVAYMNAESLQKTIETNETWFFSRSRNELWHKGATSGNTQKVVSIKADCDQDALVIEVVPAGPACHNGTTSCFTETLVDNERPGSVGILPELANVIKQREIDMPEGAYTTYLFEKGIDKICKKVGEEATEVVIGAKNRDAEEVKWEAADLMYHLLVLLQEQKVDVYEVLDVLQKRHEGKKPQK, encoded by the coding sequence ATGAACGTAAAATTTAATGAGCAAGGATTAATTCCTGCAGTAATCCAAGACGCACAATCAAAAGAAGTATTAACAGTAGCTTACATGAACGCAGAATCTTTACAAAAAACAATTGAAACAAACGAAACATGGTTCTTCTCACGTTCACGTAATGAACTGTGGCACAAAGGCGCAACAAGTGGCAACACGCAAAAAGTGGTGTCAATTAAAGCGGACTGCGATCAAGATGCATTGGTTATTGAGGTCGTTCCAGCGGGTCCAGCTTGCCACAACGGCACAACATCATGCTTTACAGAAACACTTGTAGACAACGAACGCCCAGGCTCTGTTGGCATTTTACCAGAACTTGCAAACGTCATTAAACAACGCGAAATTGATATGCCAGAAGGTGCGTATACAACGTACTTATTCGAAAAAGGCATCGATAAAATTTGTAAAAAAGTCGGCGAAGAAGCAACAGAAGTTGTAATCGGCGCGAAAAACCGTGACGCAGAAGAAGTGAAATGGGAAGCAGCGGATTTAATGTATCACTTATTAGTGTTACTACAAGAACAAAAAGTAGATGTTTATGAAGTATTAGATGTGCTACAAAAACGTCATGAAGGTAAAAAACCACAAAAATAA
- the hisF gene encoding imidazole glycerol phosphate synthase subunit HisF: MLTKRIIPCLDVKEGRVVKGIQFVELRDAGDPVELAKFYDEQGADELVFLDISASHEGRETMVDVVRQTASALAIPFTVGGGIRTLDDMKRILRAGADKVSVNTSALERPELIKEGSDYFGAQCIVCAIDARFSEEDGTWMVYTHGGRNKTEWQVIEWAKEAVRLGAGEILLTSMNQDGEKSGFDLALTKAVREAVTVPVIASGGAGNAEHFREVLQDVDTDAALAASIFHYKETSVAEVKSYLQQKGVQVR; encoded by the coding sequence ATGTTAACAAAACGAATTATTCCATGCCTTGACGTAAAAGAAGGTCGCGTAGTAAAAGGGATCCAGTTTGTTGAATTACGCGATGCAGGTGACCCAGTTGAACTTGCGAAGTTTTATGACGAGCAAGGGGCAGATGAACTCGTATTTTTAGATATTTCTGCATCTCATGAAGGCCGCGAAACAATGGTCGATGTTGTACGTCAAACCGCATCTGCACTCGCGATTCCATTCACAGTAGGTGGTGGGATTCGCACATTAGATGACATGAAGCGAATTTTGCGTGCAGGTGCTGATAAAGTATCAGTGAACACATCCGCATTAGAGCGCCCGGAGCTTATTAAAGAAGGCTCAGATTATTTCGGCGCACAATGTATCGTGTGTGCGATTGATGCACGTTTTTCTGAAGAAGATGGCACATGGATGGTGTACACGCATGGTGGCCGTAATAAGACAGAGTGGCAGGTAATTGAATGGGCAAAAGAAGCAGTTCGACTTGGCGCGGGTGAAATTTTACTGACGTCCATGAACCAAGATGGTGAAAAATCAGGCTTTGATTTAGCCTTAACAAAAGCGGTACGTGAAGCTGTAACCGTACCAGTCATTGCAAGTGGCGGTGCTGGTAACGCTGAGCATTTCCGTGAAGTACTACAAGATGTTGATACAGATGCCGCACTGGCTGCGAGTATTTTCCACTATAAAGAAACGAGCGTAGCTGAAGTGAAAAGCTACTTACAACAAAAAGGGGTCCAAGTCCGATGA